The nucleotide sequence CGTTAGACGTGTAGAAAATAAATTGAGAATTTCAGAAAAACGTCTAAATAAAAGTTGTCAAGGTATCAACAAAAGAACAGCTTGTTGAGCACGCTATTATTTTGCATATTGGGTGTTATTATGAAGTATAATCTATGAAGCACTTACGAGCAGCTTCACTTTTGAGGTCATGAATGTCGAATCCACTCTATCAGTATTGTACATTAAAAGACTGAGTTGTGATAATTAAGCTAAGAAAGCTTGTGTTAAATGATCTCTGTATTCACGAGCAATCTGTACGTTTACGTCTGACGTAAACAATAAAAGCTACCTCGACCTAAATCGGAATCTGGCAACATCAAAAGCTGTCGCCATTTCTTTTCTTTGTTTCGCCCTGCGGCGCTCGTAGTTCTCTTTTTCGCGTCATATTGAGTCGTTGTCTGACTATACGCTGAGCGGTTTGTTCACAGACTTTTTTTGGTGTATAGATGTAGGTCCGTCCGTTCATTGGTGTTTTGTAGTTTAccgaaaataaagaaatgttagTGAAGTTGTTCGCATATAGCCTACCGGTACCTGTATACGCTATGACAGTAATGCTTTTATTCAGTTATTACTGCGTACAGAAAAAGATAAattaatgaattgaaacatCGATTGATAAATACAGTTTCAGAGTTTACGGTAGGGATAGAATGAAATGGAGTCAGAGGTAGGGACAGCAGGATCAAATAATTTAGCCTCTTGTGTAACTGCATCGAATAACcataattctgtaattgtgATACTTTCAGATTGTGCTAGTGTATTGTTTGAATTCATAGTTGTTCCTATTACAGTAATATTAAATACATATCATCTTACCGTCTGCTGGAACAACAACTTTGAATACTGAACTAGCAAGCTGTGAATATCTGTTTTTAAAAGAATCACTGAGGTAATAATTTGTTGTACTGCCATacggtatttattaaaattgacATTTTATCTTTTGTGGAATGATTTAATAGATGGAGGATTGTTGCCTATAAAAAATCGATCTTTGTAAAAAATCCTAATTCAATCTTCTTTTTTTGGGAAGTAGACTATTcccttttcaaaattaaaactggAAGGAAAGTGCTGATACttgataattcaaatattaagTGCAAAAATGCagtgattaaatatttttgagtgtTACCTTATTTAGATGAAGCGAGAAATGTCAAAGCCGAAAAGACAAAGTGGCAATGTCCACTTAAAGCAAAATCCTTCTTCAAAAGgagaaaacaatgaaataacgTTCGTTATACTTCCGCGAGGAGCAGAGCTCCCTCGGTTATCTTCACAACAATTACCTCACACTCAGCAACAAAGGCGAGCAATTGGTTCTCGATTGAAAAGTAACAGCATTTCAGATAAATCGGACTTCAGCTCTAGCGTTTCATCATCTGATGAAACAATGTCAGGTTGTAGTTATGCGGGAGCTGGATTTCACTCCCCTCCCAATGCAGAACTACTTCCATCACCACCCATGCACTGGATGAGCGGTGGCCAACCTACCTCTCACTCTGTGGCAATCAACTTCCAGTTAAACCAAGCGCTTTCCGTTGCTGCCTTGACTTCACATATCAAAGGACTTTTGAAAGTTCCAGCCCAAGCATGAAATCATGCAAATTTCTACATTGCACATTTCATAGACGATGACGGACTTTGTATCTTGTAAAGTTTATTCCTAATGTTTTCTGAGTCAgaagttttatatattatgCTATGCCTAGCATGTGGTTTGGGTGGATCATACTTTCCAAAAGTTGGATTTAATCAACAAACATGCTAGACAAAATATAATTATCATTCCAAAAAACTTCTACTCAGAGTTGGTATTTGAAACTGCTTCTCTTTCCCAATTCATTCCatttatatttttgtcaattttctgAAGGTGTATCCTCGTGTGCACCCAGCAACTTGCACAGTTTCTTTTTTCTGCTTCTTCCAAAGTTCCTGCAACTTCATGTTGAGCATGAAGATCGTCCTGATGGTGCTGTGCACGTTTATACTTTTCATTAGACAGCGGCAAGTTTTAAATACCAGTATTTTACCGCAATACATGCCAGAGTTTGTATatgattttatttcttttgtAATTATCTTGTCAAAGTGCGACTcgtgtcatgaattgaatatataaaagCCTTAATTCTGCAACAATggtattttttatcttttgtaaattgaatatatatcatCAATTTATGACATGACAAGCAGTGTGTgggttatttttatttgaattaacgACTATGTTGTTCCCCACTCCCCTTTTCCCCCACCTTAGAAAAAGTTTCATTCTATCGGTCTGATTGTTGAATCAAATGAAATTAAGCCGTACAAACTGATGGGCAAATTTTTGTTTACACTGTGCTGTGATTAAACAATTGTATTCAATGTTTGTGAAGTTTTTGAATAGTTcctaaaaacttgaaaatattgaaagcATGTTTTACATATTATGGTGTTGCATACTCTAGTAACGATTGTTCAACTAGATTGGGAATTTCCACTGTATCATACCAAGCTGACTGAAATGAATTGCGATTTAAGTTTTTTATGTGTGTCAGCGGAATATGACTAGTTGAATTTCCAACTATTgttcgtaattttttttaatgatcgCTGCTTTTTGTCCTTTTTTTTCTACTTTCTACACCTTATTTGTGAATGCCATCACAAATAATGTATTGATATGCCATAGTTATTGTGCTTTTAATAGTGATGTTATTACTTTGAAAGTTTTTATTGGCTCATAGAATAAGGTGTGTGAGagaattattttgtaaaatgttATTGTTAGTGTTCAATTTGAAAGTATGGTTTCGTAGCAAAAACtcccaatatatttttttggatttgaaaacaaatattgtTCAAGAAAACTTCATTCGACCCAGGCTAAAATTGTTCTTGTTGAAAACATTTCCACATTAAAATTCCATAATCAGTGTAGTAATTAAtacgaatatatatttgataaaatttagCGCCAAATGTTGACATTTTATTGCAGTTTGAAGGTTGTCCCACCCCTCCCTGTTTTTGTGGCAATCATTGGCCCAAGCTTCGAAACCATATATTGTCAATATTGTGTTAAGGGCATATATCCAGGTTCCATTATAACATGTGAACATTCCCATATAAAATGATTTACTATCCGAAGGCAGTTttggaaaatagaaaaaaaatttaaggcagttattttaaaaatgctcGGATGGCTGGCATGTTGCCAGTGCTTTCTTGTCACCTCATTGATTCTTAGATCTTCACACCATTTAATTATAGATTGCTATAATTAGGTGGTCTGATCTTCATATTAATTGTTGAAATACTAGatctcatttttttcaaatagggGATTTTGTTTTTATAGATTTTTGCCAACTCTCTATACCCTataggataaatatgaaatgataATATCCTCATTCAGCCCTTAGGAAAATATCTGGATATGTGCCTGATTTAAATGTACATTTTTTATCTTCACAGCTGGGATTCCAGTATTTACATTATATGTTTTTGTCATTTAAACCATGCCTTTATCCCAAAGAGGAATTGATTATAAGATGTGGACGGAATGACCTGTGACTCAAATCTCCCAACTCTCATCTTATAATCAATTTCTAGATGGGTTTGTcttgtgaattaattttttcgTGATGTCTCTATTGCCATATATTGTTCAGTGCTTTTTACAAATGTACCCTTACCTACCCCATTCCATTGACCCCAAAACCGTTTATATACCACCCTTCCTCTCCACAATATTTTGTGGACAAACCAATCCTACAACAATATTCATCCTTCCACCCCCAATTTCTTCCCCCGGCTCTTTGAGCCACCCAGAGTTTGATAACGGAGTTTTGTCAGAGCCGTAGGCTCTAAAAATCTGCATGTGCGGCAATGCCCAATGAGAGGCATTGCTATTGCATGTTTGGAATAGTTCCGATATGATCAGGCGGCAAACAAATGAGGATATGAAGCAGTTGATAATAGGTTGAATTTCCTACCGGGCCAACTTACCGCTTTTAAATTACGTGGCATGGTGTGCTAATTTTTGTGTACAACCACTCCGTCAGTCGGTTGTTTGAGGCAGTTCTTCACCTTGGAAGTAAACCTCTCGGACAAAGCGTTTGACAAATCTGAACCCGTCACTGCAGCTCCACTAGTTGCCTGTGAGACTTTTATTTCGCTTTAGGCAGTAGTTCCAAACCACCGTGCCGCGGCAatgattatttttgaatttatttcaaatggTTCCAATAGGCAGTTGAAAGTTAGCATATTGACTTACAGACGCGCATTTTGATTCGTGAAGAAGATGGGTGTAAACTAAGCTGCTCAGGTATTTGGTCATACTTTAAGCTGAGCACTGAAAATTCTTTTGACGCGGTGAACCTTCTCTGCAACTGTTTATTTACATTTTCTGTATTAAATACAAGGCCGCTTCGCGCATCGCTAAACCGATTCTTTGAATTCTGCGAAAATtagcccacggctcttgctaacaaatagaaacgacaaatttgaggaGTCTTATTTTGGTATTAAGAGTAGGTGTCTTAAGATATTGCCTGACGGCAGTTACAATATCACCATCCACCTGTTCCCTGACACGACCCGCGTTCTCAGGTGTACCGAAGACCACACTATCCTCGGCCTCTTCTGATGACGATGATTGATATAATTCAGTCCCTTCATAGAGTTCAACCTTATCCGTGGCGAACTTCTTCACTTCAGCAACAAGCAGTCGTTCAATTTCTTGCTGATTGATAGTTGAGCACCAGGACCACTTTAACCTTGGATCGAGAACTGTAGCCAATAAACAACGATTAAATGAAGCCTTGTTCTGAAAGTAGGCTCTCGGGCCTGAGGTCTAAGAAAATTGGGGGCCTAAGAAAATTGGAGGTTATAGGCTACTCATTAATGAATCATTTTGAAGACTTGCCCATTCATCTGTTGTAGCACATATGGGTCCAACGGCGCTTTTCAACAATTCCTTTATATTATTTGTCACTTTATCATATATTCCTGGCACAACGGtgttggaaaatattttcaagacgGAATAGTGTATCTAGCATTCTATATTTTCATAAGCCGCAAAAACCCCATATTTTCCACCATCGAA is from Styela clava chromosome 9, kaStyClav1.hap1.2, whole genome shotgun sequence and encodes:
- the LOC120339294 gene encoding uncharacterized protein LOC120339294, which produces MKREMSKPKRQSGNVHLKQNPSSKGENNEITFVILPRGAELPRLSSQQLPHTQQQRRAIGSRLKSNSISDKSDFSSSVSSSDETMSGCSYAGAGFHSPPNAELLPSPPMHWMSGGQPTSHSVAINFQLNQALSVAALTSHIKGLLKVPAQA